Proteins found in one Rhodovulum sp. MB263 genomic segment:
- a CDS encoding phosphatidylglycerophosphatase A translates to MSLATQIATVFGVGRLRPAPGTWGSLAAIPAFWALDVTGGVFLTALATLAVIPLGIWAVREAAAGASDPDRSEYVIDEVAGMWIALLPVSFGAAAAGVDATALYPGWIAAFLGFRLFDIWKPGPIGFADRMKTPVGVMLDDVLAGAATALLVLALAALSHIFLM, encoded by the coding sequence ATGAGCCTCGCCACGCAGATAGCCACCGTCTTCGGGGTCGGCCGCCTGCGCCCGGCCCCCGGCACCTGGGGCTCGCTGGCGGCGATCCCCGCATTCTGGGCGCTCGACGTGACCGGCGGGGTCTTCCTGACCGCCCTGGCGACGCTGGCGGTGATCCCGCTCGGCATCTGGGCGGTGCGCGAGGCGGCGGCGGGCGCGTCCGACCCGGACCGCTCGGAATATGTGATCGACGAGGTCGCGGGGATGTGGATCGCGCTCTTGCCGGTCTCGTTCGGCGCGGCGGCGGCCGGGGTCGATGCGACCGCGCTCTACCCCGGCTGGATCGCGGCCTTCCTGGGCTTCCGGCTGTTCGACATCTGGAAACCGGGACCGATCGGCTTCGCCGACCGGATGAAGACTCCGGTCGGGGTGATGCTCGACGACGTGCTGGCGGGCGCTGCGACGGCGCTTCTGGTGCTTGCGCTGGCCGCCCTGTCGCATATCTTTCTGATGTGA
- a CDS encoding CinA family protein, protein MSDKAAPLIAGARAAGLVIATAESCTGGMISAAITDVPGSSAVFDRGFVTYSNAAKQAMLGVLSETLEAHGAVSEQVAAEMASGALAHSAADLAVAVTGIAGPGGSEFKPEGRVCFGLARRRADADAVSGIETLTETVEFGALGRDRVRAATRDHALALLLAALGAQRPAG, encoded by the coding sequence GTGAGCGACAAGGCCGCCCCTCTCATCGCCGGGGCCCGCGCCGCGGGCCTGGTGATCGCCACCGCCGAAAGCTGTACCGGCGGGATGATCTCGGCTGCCATCACCGATGTACCGGGCTCTTCCGCCGTCTTCGACCGGGGCTTCGTCACCTATTCGAATGCCGCCAAGCAGGCGATGCTGGGGGTTCTGAGCGAAACGCTCGAGGCCCATGGCGCGGTCTCGGAACAGGTCGCGGCCGAAATGGCCTCGGGCGCGCTGGCGCATTCGGCAGCCGATCTTGCCGTCGCCGTCACCGGCATCGCCGGCCCCGGCGGATCCGAGTTCAAGCCCGAGGGCCGGGTCTGTTTCGGCCTCGCCAGGCGCCGTGCCGATGCCGATGCCGTTTCCGGGATCGAGACCCTGACCGAGACCGTTGAATTCGGCGCGCTCGGCCGCGACCGGGTCCGCGCCGCGACCCGCGACCATGCGCTGGCGCTTTTGCTGGCGGCATTGGGCGCGCAGCGCCCGGCGGGCTGA
- a CDS encoding type II toxin-antitoxin system RatA family toxin: MPRHSENREMPYTAQQMYDLVADVASYPQFLPWTAAARIRSRKDFGDHELMEADLVISFKVFRERFGSRVTLWPADFRIDTEYLDGPFRYLKSHWKFEDLPGDRCKVEFFVDFEFKNRVLQGVIGAVFNEAMQRIVRAFEDRARALYGARP, encoded by the coding sequence ATGCCGCGCCATTCGGAAAACCGCGAGATGCCTTACACCGCCCAGCAGATGTACGATCTGGTGGCCGATGTCGCGTCCTACCCGCAATTCCTGCCCTGGACCGCAGCCGCGCGCATCCGCTCGCGCAAGGATTTCGGCGATCACGAGCTGATGGAGGCCGATCTGGTGATCTCGTTCAAGGTGTTCCGCGAACGCTTCGGCAGCCGGGTGACGCTCTGGCCGGCGGATTTCCGGATCGATACCGAGTATCTCGACGGGCCGTTCCGCTACCTCAAGTCGCACTGGAAGTTCGAGGACCTGCCCGGGGATCGCTGCAAGGTCGAGTTCTTCGTCGATTTCGAGTTTAAGAACCGGGTGCTGCAGGGGGTGATCGGCGCGGTCTTCAACGAGGCGATGCAGCGGATCGTGCGGGCCTTCGAGGACCGGGCGCGGGCGCTTTACGGCGCGCGCCCCTGA
- the hpt gene encoding hypoxanthine phosphoribosyltransferase yields the protein MAERPYVIDELLSAKTIAARVESLAGEITAHFAGTEKLVVVGLLRGSFIFIADLVRELDLPVEVDFIETSSYGNSTSSSREVRILKDLRGEIEGRDVLVVEDIVDTGHTLKHVLHLLGGRKPARLECCALLDKPARREVDVRARWVGFEIPDRFVVGLGIDYAQRNRNLPYIGAVRFTD from the coding sequence ATGGCCGAGAGACCATATGTCATAGACGAATTGCTGTCGGCGAAGACCATTGCCGCCCGAGTCGAATCGCTGGCGGGCGAGATTACCGCGCATTTCGCAGGAACCGAAAAGCTGGTCGTCGTCGGTCTCTTGCGCGGCTCGTTCATCTTCATCGCGGATCTGGTCCGCGAACTCGACCTGCCGGTCGAGGTCGATTTCATCGAGACCTCGTCCTACGGAAATTCCACCTCCTCCTCGCGCGAGGTGCGGATCTTGAAGGATCTGCGCGGCGAGATCGAGGGGCGCGACGTGCTGGTGGTCGAGGATATCGTCGATACCGGTCACACGCTGAAGCACGTGCTGCACCTTCTGGGCGGGCGCAAGCCGGCACGGCTGGAATGCTGCGCGCTGCTCGACAAGCCGGCGCGGCGCGAGGTCGACGTGCGCGCGCGCTGGGTCGGCTTCGAGATCCCGGACCGGTTCGTGGTGGGGCTTGGCATCGATTATGCCCAGCGCAACCGCAACCTGCCCTATATCGGCGCGGTGCGTTTCACCGACTGA
- a CDS encoding SufE family protein yields the protein MSSEAFEEIVETFEFLEDWEDRYRHVIELGRAMEPLAEAFKVPATKVDGCASQVWLMADVEGAGPEAVYRFQGDSDAMIVKGLIAVLRALYNGLTVSKVLDTDAGAELARLGLDEHLSSQRSNGLRAMVERIRTQAAGVAEGV from the coding sequence GTGTCGAGTGAAGCCTTCGAGGAGATCGTGGAGACCTTCGAGTTCCTGGAGGACTGGGAGGACCGTTATCGTCATGTGATCGAACTGGGCCGCGCGATGGAGCCGCTGGCCGAGGCGTTCAAGGTCCCCGCGACCAAGGTCGATGGCTGTGCCAGCCAGGTCTGGCTGATGGCCGATGTCGAGGGCGCGGGTCCCGAGGCGGTCTACCGCTTCCAGGGTGACAGCGACGCGATGATCGTGAAGGGGCTGATCGCGGTGCTGCGGGCGCTTTACAACGGGCTGACCGTATCGAAGGTGCTCGACACCGATGCGGGCGCCGAGCTGGCGCGGCTGGGGCTGGACGAACACCTGTCCTCGCAACGCTCGAACGGTCTGCGCGCGATGGTCGAGCGTATCCGGACCCAGGCCGCGGGCGTCGCCGAAGGCGTCTGA
- the rnd gene encoding ribonuclease D, with amino-acid sequence MKTLTTTEALAAFCEKAASAPYITIDTEFLRERTYYAKLCLVQLALPGRESTDAGEAVLVDPLAGDMSLEPLYALFRNADVVKVFHAARQDLEIFFTEGKVFPEPLFDTQVAAMVCGFGEQVGYETLVRKIARASLDKTSRFTDWSRRPLSEAQKSYALADVTHLRVIYEYLAAELEKTGRAKWLQEELSVLTDPETYIVRPEEAWHRVKTRTHSGKFLVAVKELARFRETYAQARNIPRNRVYKDDALLELASTKPQSLEDLSRSRLLLREARRGDIAEGIIAAIKAAAETPQADYPKMPDTDDKLQVNPALADLLRVLLKAKSEQAGVAQKLIATASELDAIAAGRRDGAALRGWRAEVFGDDALRLCAGKIALAAKGSNVAVVPL; translated from the coding sequence ATGAAGACACTGACGACGACCGAGGCGCTGGCCGCCTTCTGCGAGAAGGCCGCGAGCGCCCCTTATATCACCATCGACACCGAGTTCCTGCGCGAGCGGACCTATTACGCCAAGCTCTGCCTCGTGCAGCTTGCGCTGCCCGGCCGCGAGAGCACCGACGCGGGCGAGGCGGTGCTGGTCGATCCGCTGGCGGGCGACATGTCGCTCGAGCCGCTTTACGCGCTGTTCCGCAATGCCGACGTGGTCAAGGTCTTCCACGCCGCGCGGCAGGATCTCGAGATCTTCTTCACCGAGGGCAAGGTCTTCCCCGAGCCGCTCTTCGACACCCAGGTCGCGGCCATGGTCTGCGGCTTCGGCGAGCAGGTCGGCTACGAGACGCTGGTGCGCAAGATCGCGCGGGCGAGCCTCGACAAGACCTCGCGCTTCACCGACTGGTCGCGCCGTCCGCTCTCGGAGGCGCAGAAATCCTATGCGCTGGCCGATGTCACCCATCTGCGGGTGATCTACGAATATCTCGCGGCCGAGCTGGAAAAGACCGGCCGGGCCAAATGGCTTCAGGAAGAGCTGAGCGTCCTGACCGATCCCGAGACCTATATCGTGCGTCCCGAGGAAGCCTGGCACCGGGTCAAGACCCGTACCCATTCGGGCAAGTTCCTCGTCGCGGTCAAGGAGCTGGCGCGGTTCCGCGAGACCTATGCCCAGGCCCGCAACATTCCGCGCAACCGGGTCTACAAGGATGACGCACTGCTGGAGCTGGCCTCGACCAAGCCGCAGAGCCTCGAGGACCTGTCGCGCTCGCGCCTGCTCTTGCGCGAGGCGCGGCGGGGCGACATAGCCGAGGGGATCATCGCCGCGATCAAGGCCGCGGCCGAGACGCCGCAGGCCGATTATCCGAAGATGCCCGATACCGACGACAAGCTGCAGGTGAACCCGGCGCTGGCCGATCTGCTGCGGGTGCTTCTGAAGGCCAAGTCGGAACAGGCCGGGGTGGCGCAGAAGCTGATCGCCACCGCCTCCGAGCTGGATGCCATCGCTGCCGGGCGGCGCGACGGCGCGGCGCTGCGGGGCTGGCGGGCCGAGGTCTTCGGCGATGACGCGCTCAGGCTGTGCGCGGGCAAGATCGCGCTTGCCGCCAAAGGCAGCAACGTGGCGGTGGTTCCGCTCTGA
- the purN gene encoding phosphoribosylglycinamide formyltransferase: protein MTEPTRVAILISGSGSNMVALAESMTGDHPARPVLVLSNDPAATGLGRARALGIAAGAVDHRPFGKDRAAFEAALMERLAAAAPDILCLAGFMRVLTPGFTEAWAGRMLNIHPSLLPKYRGLHTHARALEAGDAEAGCTVHEVTAELDGGPILGQARVPVLADDTPDRLAARVLVQEHALYPAVLRRFAAGDRTPLYLP from the coding sequence GTGACCGAACCGACGCGCGTCGCGATCCTGATCTCGGGATCGGGCTCGAACATGGTGGCGCTGGCCGAGAGCATGACCGGCGATCATCCGGCGCGCCCGGTGCTGGTGCTGTCGAACGATCCGGCAGCGACGGGGCTCGGGCGGGCGCGGGCGCTGGGGATTGCGGCCGGGGCCGTCGACCACCGCCCCTTCGGCAAGGACCGCGCGGCCTTCGAGGCGGCGCTGATGGAGCGTCTTGCCGCCGCCGCCCCCGACATCCTCTGCCTGGCCGGGTTCATGCGGGTGCTGACGCCGGGCTTCACCGAGGCCTGGGCCGGGCGGATGCTGAACATCCATCCCTCGCTCTTGCCGAAATATCGCGGGCTCCACACCCATGCGCGGGCGCTCGAGGCAGGCGATGCCGAGGCGGGCTGCACCGTTCATGAGGTCACGGCCGAGCTCGATGGCGGCCCGATTCTCGGGCAGGCGCGGGTGCCGGTGCTGGCTGACGATACCCCCGACAGGCTGGCGGCGCGGGTGCTGGTGCAGGAACACGCGCTTTATCCCGCTGTGTTGCGCCGCTTTGCCGCCGGCGACCGCACCCCACTATATTTGCCCTGA
- the purM gene encoding phosphoribosylformylglycinamidine cyclo-ligase yields the protein MSERKNGLTYAGAGVDIDAGNALVERIKPAAKRTGRPGTLAGLGGFGALFDLKAAGYLDPVLVAATDGVGTKLRIAIDTGHLDGVGIDLVAMCVNDLVCQGAEPLFFLDYFATGKLEIDEAARVIEGIAEGCLRSGCALIGGETAEMPGMYHGGDFDLAGFAVGAMERGHDLPAHVAEGDVLLGLASDGVHSNGYSLVRKVVEHAGLGWDAPAPFAEGPLGAALLAPTRLYVKPALAAIRAGGVHGLAHITGGGLTENLPRVLPEGLGATVDLSSWDLPPVFRWLAETADLSEAELLKTFNAGIGMVLVVAEDRAEALSALLAEAGESVARIGRVGPGQGVAYEGRLL from the coding sequence ATGAGCGAGCGGAAGAACGGCCTGACCTATGCCGGGGCAGGTGTGGATATCGATGCAGGCAATGCCCTGGTCGAGCGGATCAAGCCTGCCGCCAAGCGGACCGGACGGCCCGGCACGCTTGCCGGGCTGGGCGGCTTCGGCGCGCTGTTCGACCTGAAGGCGGCGGGCTATCTCGACCCGGTGCTGGTGGCCGCGACCGATGGCGTCGGCACCAAGCTCCGGATCGCCATCGATACCGGCCATCTCGACGGGGTCGGCATCGATCTGGTGGCGATGTGCGTCAACGATCTGGTCTGTCAGGGCGCCGAGCCGCTGTTCTTCCTCGACTATTTCGCGACCGGCAAGCTCGAGATCGACGAGGCGGCGCGGGTGATCGAGGGCATCGCCGAGGGCTGCCTGCGCTCTGGCTGCGCGCTGATCGGGGGCGAGACCGCCGAGATGCCGGGCATGTATCATGGCGGCGATTTCGATCTGGCGGGCTTTGCCGTCGGCGCGATGGAACGCGGCCACGATCTGCCCGCCCATGTGGCCGAGGGCGACGTCCTGCTGGGGCTGGCCTCGGACGGGGTGCATTCGAACGGCTATTCGCTGGTCCGCAAGGTGGTCGAGCATGCGGGGCTTGGCTGGGACGCGCCCGCGCCCTTCGCCGAGGGGCCTCTGGGCGCCGCGCTGCTGGCGCCGACGCGGCTTTACGTCAAGCCCGCGCTTGCCGCGATCCGGGCGGGCGGCGTGCACGGGCTTGCGCATATCACCGGCGGCGGTCTGACCGAGAACCTGCCGCGGGTGCTGCCCGAAGGGCTGGGTGCGACGGTCGATCTGTCCTCCTGGGATCTGCCGCCCGTCTTCCGCTGGCTGGCCGAAACCGCCGATCTGTCCGAGGCCGAGCTTTTGAAGACCTTCAATGCCGGGATCGGCATGGTGCTGGTCGTGGCCGAGGACCGGGCCGAGGCGCTGAGCGCACTTCTGGCCGAGGCGGGCGAGAGCGTGGCCCGGATCGGCCGGGTCGGCCCCGGGCAGGGCGTGGCCTATGAGGGACGCCTGCTGTGA
- a CDS encoding SUF system Fe-S cluster assembly protein, giving the protein MTEPQGKLEGTPLIEPSTTDHPLYDQVVEACRSVYDPEIPVNIYDLGLIYTITIDAETVVHITMTLTAPGCPVAGDMPGWLQEAVEPLPGVKRVDVDITWDPPWGMDMMSDEARLELGFM; this is encoded by the coding sequence ATGACCGAGCCGCAGGGAAAGCTTGAAGGTACGCCGCTCATCGAGCCCTCGACCACCGATCACCCGCTTTACGATCAGGTCGTCGAGGCCTGCCGCAGCGTGTACGACCCGGAGATTCCGGTCAATATCTACGATCTGGGACTGATCTACACGATCACGATAGATGCCGAGACCGTCGTCCATATCACCATGACGCTGACCGCCCCCGGCTGTCCGGTGGCTGGCGACATGCCCGGCTGGCTGCAGGAGGCGGTCGAGCCGCTGCCCGGCGTCAAGCGGGTCGATGTCGACATCACCTGGGATCCGCCCTGGGGCATGGACATGATGTCCGACGAGGCGCGGCTCGAACTCGGCTTCATGTAA
- a CDS encoding iron-sulfur cluster assembly accessory protein, with translation MFAIPGKQAVSLTPAAAAEVARLMQQQQAKGLRIGVKKGGCAGMEYTMDYVAEIDPMDEIVEQDGARVAIAPMAQMFLFGTEIDYEVSLLESGFKFRNPNVVDACGCGESIKFRDADDPQEGPATA, from the coding sequence ATGTTCGCCATTCCCGGAAAGCAGGCAGTCAGCCTCACCCCCGCCGCGGCGGCAGAAGTCGCCCGGCTGATGCAGCAGCAGCAGGCCAAGGGACTGCGCATCGGCGTCAAGAAGGGCGGCTGCGCGGGCATGGAATACACCATGGATTACGTCGCCGAGATCGACCCCATGGACGAGATCGTCGAACAGGACGGCGCCCGCGTGGCGATCGCGCCGATGGCGCAGATGTTCCTGTTCGGCACCGAGATCGATTACGAGGTCTCGCTGCTCGAATCGGGTTTCAAGTTCCGCAACCCCAATGTGGTCGATGCCTGCGGTTGCGGCGAATCGATCAAGTTCCGCGATGCCGACGACCCCCAGGAAGGCCCCGCGACCGCCTGA
- the tpiA gene encoding triose-phosphate isomerase: MRRKLAAGNWKMNGLSGSLGEAVALAAAHAAPDVDILLCPPTTLLDRMADSVHGSKVAVGGQDCHPAVSGAHTGDISAEMLADAGASYVILGHSERRADHGETDALIRAKTEAALAAGLTAVVCVGETESQRDAGETLAVVGAQLAGSLPDDGVTGDSMVVAYEPVWAIGTGRVPTLEQIAEVHDSLRAALDARYGAAAEGIRLLYGGSVKPGNAAEIFATSNVDGALVGGASLKADDFSAIIAALEAAPAA; the protein is encoded by the coding sequence ATGCGCAGGAAGCTGGCGGCTGGGAACTGGAAGATGAACGGGCTGAGCGGATCGCTCGGCGAGGCCGTGGCTCTGGCTGCCGCCCATGCCGCCCCGGATGTCGACATCCTGCTCTGCCCGCCGACCACCCTGCTCGACCGGATGGCGGATTCGGTCCATGGCTCGAAGGTTGCGGTCGGCGGTCAGGATTGCCACCCGGCTGTTTCCGGCGCCCATACCGGCGACATCTCGGCCGAGATGCTGGCCGATGCAGGGGCAAGCTACGTGATCCTCGGCCATTCCGAGCGCCGGGCCGATCACGGCGAGACCGACGCGCTGATCCGCGCCAAGACCGAGGCCGCGCTGGCCGCCGGTCTCACCGCCGTGGTCTGTGTCGGCGAGACCGAGAGCCAGCGCGACGCGGGCGAGACCCTGGCCGTGGTGGGTGCACAGCTTGCCGGCTCGCTGCCCGATGACGGCGTCACCGGCGACAGCATGGTCGTCGCCTATGAGCCGGTCTGGGCCATCGGCACCGGCCGGGTGCCGACGCTCGAGCAGATTGCCGAGGTCCATGACAGCCTGCGCGCCGCGCTGGACGCACGCTATGGCGCCGCGGCCGAAGGCATCCGCCTGCTCTATGGCGGGTCGGTCAAACCCGGCAATGCCGCCGAGATCTTCGCAACCTCCAATGTCGACGGCGCGCTGGTCGGCGGCGCCTCGCTGAAGGCGGACGATTTCTCGGCGATCATCGCCGCCCTCGAGGCCGCTCCCGCCGCCTGA
- the infC gene encoding translation initiation factor IF-3 has translation MARRPHNAPPTRDTGPRVNGRIRCPEIRLIGAEGENLGVVTPTRGVELAEQAGLDLVEISPNATPPVCKIMDFGKFKYEQQKRESEARKKQKVIEVKEIKFRPNTDSHDYEVKMRSVVKFLENGDKVKITLRFRGREMAHQNLGRELLERVAEEIKEIGKVENMPKLEGRQMVMMIGPAK, from the coding sequence ATAGCCCGCCGACCTCACAACGCGCCGCCCACGCGCGATACCGGCCCTCGCGTCAACGGACGCATCCGCTGTCCTGAAATCCGCCTGATCGGTGCAGAGGGCGAAAACCTCGGAGTCGTGACCCCCACCCGGGGTGTGGAGCTGGCCGAACAGGCCGGGCTCGATCTTGTCGAGATCTCTCCCAATGCCACGCCGCCGGTCTGCAAGATCATGGATTTCGGCAAGTTCAAATATGAACAGCAGAAGCGCGAATCCGAGGCCCGCAAGAAACAGAAGGTGATCGAGGTCAAGGAAATCAAGTTCCGGCCCAACACCGACAGCCACGACTACGAGGTCAAGATGCGCTCGGTGGTCAAGTTCCTTGAGAATGGCGACAAGGTTAAGATCACGCTCCGGTTCCGCGGCCGCGAGATGGCGCACCAGAATCTCGGGCGCGAACTGCTCGAGCGGGTTGCCGAAGAGATCAAGGAAATCGGCAAGGTCGAGAACATGCCCAAGCTCGAGGGCCGCCAGATGGTGATGATGATCGGCCCGGCCAAGTAG
- a CDS encoding globin-coupled sensor protein, translating into MAEKRKPSARLQAYGLQGETRERVKEVGRILLPHLDEVLADFYEEIAHTPDWDAFFPSQALRDHARKKQKQHWVLMLTSDFSQQYFDSAEKIGLVHHRIGLPISFYTAAYARVGLALQGVIMNEVRRKSFFRRQDPTPLMDTLSRVLMLDTELANSAFFAAQAEQYENRLNELSRNFEDEISRVTEVLSSSMTRLDDAADGMNSEISRARQGTDTLSDNASRIATSAQSVASAIEQLSASITSITQDVTNAATASANAMEEAEASSEQLESLQSAAKEIDEVVNMIAQIAKQTNLLAVNATVEATRAGDAGKGFAVVAFEIKALAERIGQATTSINDRIKRIQSETNMMSTRISGISDSVERVRSFSDSIRVSVTEQTQAARHISQHADSTASSTSEIAQMIRDVSHRVERSGDTSRTLKDAVGTVSDETGTLSQRVRAFLNALRAA; encoded by the coding sequence ATGGCCGAAAAGAGAAAACCGTCGGCCCGGCTTCAGGCCTATGGGCTTCAGGGAGAAACGCGCGAGCGGGTGAAGGAGGTGGGCCGGATCCTGTTGCCCCATCTCGACGAGGTGCTTGCCGATTTCTACGAGGAAATCGCCCATACCCCGGACTGGGACGCATTCTTCCCGAGCCAGGCGCTGCGCGATCACGCCCGCAAGAAGCAAAAGCAGCACTGGGTGCTGATGCTGACATCGGATTTCTCGCAGCAGTATTTCGACAGCGCCGAGAAGATCGGCCTGGTGCATCACAGGATCGGATTGCCGATAAGCTTCTATACCGCAGCCTATGCCCGTGTCGGACTGGCGTTGCAGGGGGTCATCATGAACGAGGTGCGCCGGAAATCCTTCTTCCGGCGTCAAGACCCCACACCGCTGATGGATACGCTCTCGCGCGTGCTGATGCTCGATACCGAGCTTGCCAATTCGGCCTTTTTCGCCGCCCAGGCCGAGCAGTACGAAAACCGCCTGAACGAGCTCAGCCGCAATTTCGAGGATGAAATCAGCCGCGTGACCGAGGTGCTCTCAAGCTCGATGACCAGGCTCGACGATGCCGCGGACGGAATGAACTCGGAGATTTCCCGCGCGCGCCAGGGCACCGACACGCTGTCCGACAATGCCTCCCGGATCGCAACCAGCGCCCAGTCCGTCGCCTCCGCCATCGAGCAGCTCTCGGCATCGATCACCTCGATCACCCAGGACGTCACCAACGCGGCCACGGCCTCGGCCAATGCGATGGAAGAGGCCGAGGCCTCTTCCGAACAGCTCGAAAGCCTGCAATCCGCCGCCAAGGAAATCGACGAGGTCGTCAACATGATTGCGCAGATCGCCAAGCAGACCAATCTGCTGGCCGTCAACGCCACGGTCGAGGCGACCCGCGCGGGGGATGCGGGCAAGGGCTTCGCGGTGGTCGCCTTCGAGATCAAGGCCCTGGCCGAGCGGATCGGTCAGGCCACCACGTCGATCAACGACAGGATCAAGCGGATCCAGTCCGAAACCAATATGATGAGCACCCGCATATCCGGCATCAGCGACAGCGTGGAACGGGTCCGCTCATTCTCGGACAGCATCCGCGTCTCGGTGACCGAACAGACCCAGGCCGCCCGGCATATTTCGCAACACGCCGATTCGACGGCTTCCAGCACCAGCGAAATCGCCCAGATGATCCGCGACGTCTCGCATAGGGTGGAGCGTTCCGGCGACACGTCGAGAACGCTGAAAGACGCGGTCGGCACGGTCTCGGACGAGACGGGCACCCTGTCGCAGCGGGTACGCGCCTTCCTGAACGCGCTCCGCGCGGCCTGA
- a CDS encoding VWA domain-containing protein, with the protein MPALVLLVLLCAISGLVSPYSRTVLHILHAVSNAKSAGWTSVDAFTFGTRLTNITRHLATQDGDAARAAAGAKASDWEGRPRIVISLQLRLVASGARNRRGGAFDHRRVDRDEMDILSREIERLRLFADPPIWMIPPRCRDGLPPRYT; encoded by the coding sequence GTGCCCGCGCTGGTCCTCTTGGTTTTGCTGTGCGCGATTTCCGGCTTGGTGTCGCCATATTCGCGGACGGTGCTGCATATTCTGCATGCCGTGTCGAATGCGAAGAGCGCGGGCTGGACCAGCGTCGATGCCTTCACCTTCGGCACCCGTCTGACCAATATCACCCGCCATCTCGCCACGCAGGATGGCGACGCGGCGCGTGCCGCCGCCGGGGCCAAGGCGTCCGACTGGGAGGGCCGCCCCCGGATCGTTATATCGCTTCAATTGCGACTGGTCGCTTCGGGTGCTCGGAACCGGCGAGGTGGTGCTTTTGATCACCGACGGGTCGACCGCGACGAGATGGACATCCTGTCGCGGGAGATCGAACGGCTGCGTCTCTTCGCAGATCCGCCGATCTGGATGATCCCGCCTCGGTGCCGGGACGGATTGCCCCCAAGGTATACCTAA
- a CDS encoding acyl-CoA dehydrogenase, producing the protein MALENPLKPTEAPELARFDWEDPLRLDDRLDEDERMLRDAARAFARDRLQPRATEAFRDETVEPGLFRDMGEAGLLGVTLPEAHGGLGASYVTYGLVAREIERVDSGYRSMMSVQSSLVIYPIYAYGSEAQRQRYLPGLAQGTLIGCFGLTEPEAGSDPGSLKTRAEKTATGYRLTGRKTWISNAPMADIFVVWAKSEAHGGKIRGFVLEKGMAGLSAPKIEGKLSLRASPTGEIAMDGVEVGEEALLPGVEGLKGPFGCLNRARYGIAWGVMGAAEACWHAARGYGLDRRQFGRPLAATQLFQKKLADMQTEIALGLSACLQVGRLMDEAQAAPEAISLIKRNNCGKALEIARAARDMHGGNGISESYPVMRHLVNLETVNTYEGTHDVHALILGRAQTGLQAFF; encoded by the coding sequence ATGGCCTTGGAGAACCCGCTGAAACCGACGGAGGCGCCCGAGCTGGCGCGGTTCGACTGGGAAGACCCGCTGCGCCTGGACGACAGGCTGGACGAGGACGAACGGATGCTGCGCGACGCGGCGCGGGCCTTTGCCCGGGACCGGCTGCAACCGCGCGCGACCGAGGCCTTCCGCGACGAGACCGTCGAGCCCGGGCTTTTCCGCGATATGGGCGAAGCTGGGCTTCTGGGGGTGACCCTGCCCGAGGCCCATGGCGGGCTTGGGGCCTCCTACGTGACCTACGGCCTTGTCGCGCGCGAGATCGAGCGGGTCGATTCGGGGTATCGCTCGATGATGTCGGTGCAGTCCTCGCTGGTGATCTATCCGATCTACGCCTACGGCTCGGAGGCGCAGCGCCAGCGCTATCTGCCGGGGCTGGCACAGGGCACGCTGATCGGCTGTTTCGGGCTGACCGAACCCGAGGCCGGGTCGGATCCCGGCAGCCTGAAGACCCGGGCCGAGAAGACCGCGACCGGCTACCGGCTGACCGGCCGCAAGACCTGGATCTCGAACGCGCCGATGGCCGATATCTTCGTGGTCTGGGCCAAATCCGAGGCCCATGGCGGCAAGATCCGCGGCTTCGTGCTGGAAAAGGGCATGGCCGGGCTTTCGGCCCCGAAGATCGAGGGCAAGCTGTCGCTGCGGGCCTCGCCCACCGGCGAGATCGCGATGGACGGCGTCGAGGTCGGCGAAGAGGCACTTTTGCCCGGGGTCGAGGGGCTGAAGGGGCCATTCGGCTGTCTGAACCGGGCGCGCTACGGCATTGCCTGGGGCGTGATGGGCGCGGCCGAGGCTTGCTGGCATGCCGCACGTGGCTACGGGCTCGACCGGCGCCAGTTCGGCCGCCCGCTGGCCGCGACACAGCTTTTCCAGAAGAAGCTTGCCGACATGCAGACCGAGATTGCGCTGGGGCTGTCGGCCTGCCTGCAGGTCGGACGGCTGATGGACGAAGCCCAGGCCGCGCCCGAGGCGATCAGCCTGATCAAGCGCAACAATTGCGGCAAGGCGCTCGAGATCGCCCGGGCCGCACGCGACATGCATGGCGGCAACGGCATTTCCGAAAGCTATCCGGTGATGCGCCATCTGGTGAACCTCGAGACGGTGAACACCTATGAGGGCACCCATGACGTTCATGCGCTGATTTTGGGCCGGGCGCAGACCGGACTGCAGGCCTTTTTCTGA